In a genomic window of Helianthus annuus cultivar XRQ/B chromosome 10, HanXRQr2.0-SUNRISE, whole genome shotgun sequence:
- the LOC110883835 gene encoding uncharacterized aarF domain-containing protein kinase At1g71810, chloroplastic encodes MILAPAPPPPPLYYSTRHHSQRKTVNFLRSPYLHLQKTSVHASARDVDAFTESSGYLFELSTSEAESLTEYDISKIASIYWKKPLIVFRRLLQIGNTLGKWLVLRYFDSVSDRSDLMFEVRASQLREILAKLGPAYIKIAQAVSSRPDLIPPSYLNELSLLQDRISPFSTEIAFNTIEKELGLPLNQLFSEITPEPVAAASLGQVYQARLQDTGQIVAVKVQRPGVQAAISLDILILHALAGLIRRAGKFNTDLQAVVDEWASSLFREMDYVNEAKNGVRFRELYGDLKDVTVPDFYISKTTRKVITMQWIEGQKLSEVKDLYLVEIGVYCSFNQLLEYGFYHADPHPGNLLRTYDGKLAYLDFGMMGEFKQELRDGFIEACIHLINRDYDSLAKDFVTLGLLPATADKDAVTKALTGVFQNAVSKGVRNISFGDLLGNLGTTMYKFKFQIPSYFSLVIRSLAVLEGIAINNDPNYKVLGGTYPWIARKVLTDSSPQLRSSLQSLLYEDGVFRIDRLESLLSESLRARTERALVKTEDDGSNEAIKQIMSFTLTEKGAFVREILLQEFAKGLDALGVATLESWTSAVTANLPFAPSPPSSLTDEDMINLRNLHRLLQLLSGSPNIEDADNGVEAFNQYTKKRTSSEEVFLIFSEFTSVQDIAPLLNVIPELPPDLQQQLIRLPLDLVGKFVSRVAARTIRRVLL; translated from the exons ATGATACTAGCACCggcgccaccaccaccgccgctgtATTACTCCACGCGCCACCACTCACAACGTAAAACAGTCAACTTCCTCCGTTCACCATATCTACACCTTCAAAAAACCTCCGTTCACGCTTCAGCTCGTGACGTGGACGCCTTCACCGAATCATCCGGCTATCTATTCGAACTCAGCACATCAGAGGCGGAATCATTAACTGAATACGATATCTCCAAAATCGCTTCCATTTACTGGAAAAAACCGCTCATAGTTTTCCGGCGACTGCTGCAAATCGGCAACACGCTCGGCAAATGGCTTGTGCTCAGATATTTTGATAGCGTTTCGGACCGATCTGActtgatgtttgag GTTAGAGCGTCACAGTTGCGCGAGATACTGGCAAAGCTTGGACCG GCGTATATAAAAATTGCTCAGGCTGTCTCATCTCGACCT GATCTGATACCACCATCATATCTTAACGAGCTTTCATTATTACAAGACCGTATTTCACCGTTTTCCACCGAAATTGCGTTTAACACTATTGAAAAAGAACTTGGATTACCTTTAAATCAGCTTTTCTCTGAGATCACACCCGAACCTGTGGCTGCAGCATCCCTTGGCCAG GTCTACCAGGCTAGACTCCAAGATACTGGACAAATAGTTGCCGTCAAAGTGCAACGGCCTGGAGTTCAAGCTGCCATTTCGTTGGACATATTAATCCTGCACGCACTTGCAGGACTGATTCGAAGAGCAGGGAAATTCAATACTGATCTTCAG GCTGTTGTTGATGAATGGGCATCAAGTCTCTTTCGG GAGATGGATTACGTGAACGAAGCAAAAAATGGCGTTAGGTTCAG GGAGCTATACGGAGATCTAAAGGATGTTACGGTTCCAGATTTTTATATATCAAAAACAACGCGTAAGGTCATCACTATGCAGTGGATAGAG GGTCAAAAGTTATCTGAAGTGAAGGATCTTTATCTGGTCGAG ATAGGGGTGTATTGCTCGTTTAATCAACTTCTAGAATATGGATTTTATCATGCTGATCCACACCCCGGAAACCTTCTTCGTACATATGATGGAAAACTAGCCTATTTAG ATTTTGGCATGATGGGTGAATTCAAGCAAGAACTCCGTGACGGTTTCATTGAAGCATGTATCCATCTAATAAACCGTGATTATGATTCACTGGCTAAAGACTTTGTTACTCTTGG GCTACTTCCTGCAACAGCTGACAAGGATGCGGTCACAAAGGCATTAACAG GGGTTTTTCAGAATGCTGTTTCAAAAGGAGTCCGGAATATCAGCTTCGGGGATCTTTTAGGAAATTTAGGAACCACCAT GTACAAGTTTAAATTTCAAATCCCCTCGTACTTTTCTCTTGTTATTAGGAG cctTGCTGTTCTAGAAGGTATTGCAATCAACAATGACCCAAATTATAAAGTGTTAGGTGGTACTTACCCATGGATCGCTAGGAAAGTCCTAACCGACAGCTCGCCTCAACTTCGGTCTTCTTTGCAGTCTCTTCTTTATGAG GACGGTGTGTTCAGGATTGACCGTTTGGAGTCCTTGCTATCAGAG TCCCTTCGAGCGAGAACAGAAAGGGCGTTGGTTAAAACAGAAGACGACGGTTCCAATGAGGCGATTAAGCAGATTATGTCGTTCACATTGACCGAAAAG GGTGCGTTTGTGAGGGAAATACTTCTTCAAGAATTTGCTAAG GGTTTGGATGCACTTGGTGTGGCAACCCTGGAATCGTGGACATCTGCAGTAACTGCAAATTTACCGTTTGCCCCTTCCCCTCCATCTTCATTAACAGATGAAGATATGATCAACTTGAGAAACTTGCATCGCCTGCTTCAGTTATTATCGGGGTCTCCAAATATTGAAGATGCCGATAAT GGAGTTGAAGCATTCAATCAATACACTAAAAAGAGAACTAGTTCAGAGGAGGTATTCTTAATCTTTAGCGAGTTTACATCTGTTCAAGACATTGCGCCACTGCTTAATGTTATTCCTGAG